In one window of Gemmatimonadaceae bacterium DNA:
- a CDS encoding FAD-binding protein codes for MLASRLSSIVGSRWVKERSAELLAFDTDALPGYRAHPKLAVFPGTREELIAVVRLLATERVTFVPRGAGTGLSGGALADGTVLLGLNRLTTIINVDGPNRVAHVEPGVVNARLSRAVAPLGLHYAPDPSSQTVCTIGGNVAENAGGPHCLKYGVTLNHVVALEVVLPNGEVRRFGDPYGEADGYDLLGLFVGSEGCFGVATDIWVRLVPIPQTVRTLLADFDSVHDAASAVTSIVATGIIPAALEMMDNATIRAIEASIYAAGYPVDAAAILLCEVDGLEQGLQEDVDTITQCCRAHGARDVRVAATDEQRMKLWQGRKKAFGAMGRIAPALVVQDAVVPRTKLPAILDIIAGIGARHRVNVCNVFHAGDGNLHPNIPYDPNEPGASERVHAAMTEIMQACIDAGGTITGEHGVGLDKLDYMPKLFDDDSLAMMCAVRESFDPERRANPGKVVPVKSCREWHRGTPVSTG; via the coding sequence GTGCTCGCTTCGCGCCTTTCGTCGATCGTCGGTAGCCGCTGGGTCAAGGAGCGGTCCGCCGAGCTGTTGGCGTTCGACACCGACGCGCTTCCCGGTTATCGCGCCCATCCGAAGCTTGCGGTGTTTCCCGGAACGCGCGAGGAGTTGATCGCCGTCGTCCGGCTGCTGGCCACAGAGCGGGTGACCTTCGTGCCGCGTGGTGCCGGCACCGGGCTTTCGGGTGGGGCGCTGGCCGACGGTACCGTGCTCCTCGGCCTCAACCGGCTCACGACGATCATCAATGTCGACGGCCCCAATCGCGTAGCGCACGTGGAACCCGGTGTCGTCAACGCGCGCTTGTCGCGCGCGGTCGCCCCATTGGGCCTGCACTACGCGCCCGATCCATCCAGCCAGACGGTGTGCACGATCGGCGGCAATGTGGCGGAGAATGCCGGCGGGCCGCATTGCCTGAAGTACGGTGTCACGCTCAACCACGTCGTCGCGCTCGAGGTGGTCCTCCCCAACGGCGAGGTGCGCCGGTTCGGCGATCCGTACGGTGAGGCAGACGGATACGATCTGCTGGGCCTCTTCGTCGGGTCGGAGGGCTGCTTTGGCGTGGCCACCGACATCTGGGTGCGATTGGTGCCGATACCGCAAACCGTGCGCACCCTGCTCGCCGACTTCGACAGCGTGCATGACGCGGCCAGCGCGGTCACGAGCATCGTCGCCACCGGAATCATCCCGGCGGCGCTCGAGATGATGGACAATGCGACCATTCGGGCCATCGAGGCGTCGATCTACGCCGCCGGATATCCCGTGGACGCGGCGGCGATTCTGCTGTGTGAAGTCGACGGGCTGGAGCAGGGTTTGCAGGAGGATGTGGACACGATCACCCAGTGCTGTCGCGCGCACGGTGCGCGCGACGTGCGCGTCGCGGCCACCGACGAACAGCGCATGAAGCTCTGGCAAGGGCGCAAGAAGGCGTTCGGGGCCATGGGACGCATTGCGCCGGCGCTGGTGGTGCAGGACGCCGTCGTCCCTCGCACCAAGCTCCCTGCAATCCTCGACATCATCGCCGGCATCGGTGCGCGACACCGGGTGAACGTCTGCAACGTCTTTCATGCAGGCGACGGCAATTTGCATCCGAACATTCCGTACGACCCCAACGAGCCCGGTGCGTCCGAACGGGTTCACGCGGCGATGACCGAGATCATGCAGGCCTGCATCGATGCCGGCGGCACCATCACCGGGGAGCACGGCGTGGGCCTGGACAAGTTGGACTACATGCCCAAGCTGTTCGATGACGATTCCCTGGCGATGATGTGCGCCGTGCGCGAAAGTTTTGATCCGGAGCGACGCGCGAATCCCGGGAAGGTGGTCCCGGTGAAAAGTTGCCGGGAATGGCATCGCGGCACGCCCGTGTCGACAGGGTGA
- a CDS encoding FAD-binding protein, translating into MSTALSALQSTIADAHASATTLRIRGAGTWLSAGRPVDAPQSINTGDLTGIIEYVPGDLVITAHAGTTLRELAQVTAEHQQWLALEPYASPAGIDHGTIGATIATASHGPLALGYGRTRDLILGLSFITGDGTAVRAGGQVVKNVAGFDLVRMATGAWGTLGVITQVSLRLHARPVVDETFAIGVHVPMAIDNQKAALTPLFARLNEAPLLATTTSLASLVVLAHDLPDTIRASHDLPVAPLVLLARATGNRTRVDAVRRALATLGAVAIVDGSVWRTIRAMDIADTTMRVTDAPLQSARTWHHIDAWSSANGIGPRHTLIEPLRGAVRLSCQLRSTPATPFTLPEHAIAERLPRDAWPSVPSAVDDRISRRLRQVFDASAIFNRGILGETRDAPAYGVSAP; encoded by the coding sequence ATGTCCACCGCCCTGAGCGCGCTGCAATCCACCATCGCCGACGCCCATGCGTCGGCGACGACGCTGCGCATTCGCGGTGCCGGGACGTGGCTGTCGGCCGGACGGCCGGTTGACGCACCCCAATCCATCAACACGGGCGATCTCACCGGCATCATCGAATATGTCCCCGGTGATCTCGTCATCACGGCGCACGCCGGCACCACCCTGCGGGAGTTGGCGCAGGTCACGGCGGAGCACCAGCAATGGTTGGCGCTTGAGCCTTATGCGTCACCGGCCGGAATCGATCACGGGACCATTGGCGCGACCATCGCCACGGCGTCACACGGCCCGCTCGCCCTCGGATACGGTCGCACCCGCGATCTCATTCTGGGCCTTTCGTTCATCACCGGCGACGGCACCGCCGTGCGCGCCGGTGGCCAAGTGGTCAAGAACGTGGCTGGTTTTGATCTCGTGCGGATGGCGACGGGTGCATGGGGCACGCTCGGTGTCATTACCCAGGTGAGTCTGCGACTGCATGCGCGGCCCGTGGTCGATGAGACCTTCGCCATCGGCGTGCATGTTCCCATGGCGATCGACAACCAGAAAGCGGCACTGACGCCGCTGTTCGCCCGCCTCAATGAGGCCCCGCTGTTGGCGACCACCACGTCGCTGGCATCGCTGGTGGTGCTGGCGCACGACCTGCCGGACACCATTCGCGCGTCGCACGACCTGCCGGTGGCCCCGCTGGTGCTGCTGGCTCGCGCCACGGGCAATCGGACGCGCGTGGATGCCGTGCGCCGTGCCCTTGCCACGCTTGGTGCCGTTGCCATCGTGGACGGGTCGGTCTGGCGTACCATTCGCGCGATGGACATTGCTGATACCACCATGCGAGTGACCGACGCGCCACTCCAATCGGCCCGCACCTGGCATCACATCGACGCGTGGAGTTCCGCCAACGGCATCGGGCCACGGCACACACTGATCGAGCCGCTCCGTGGCGCGGTACGCCTGTCGTGCCAACTGCGCAGCACACCAGCAACGCCGTTTACGCTGCCGGAGCACGCCATTGCGGAGCGGTTGCCGCGGGATGCCTGGCCATCGGTGCCTTCCGCGGTGGACGACCGGATCTCCCGGCGATTGCGACAGGTGTTTGATGCGTCGGCGATTTTCAACCGTGGCATACTCGGTGAGACCCGTGATGCGCCGGCGTACGGCGTGAGTGCGCCATGA
- a CDS encoding 4Fe-4S dicluster domain-containing protein — MSVLAGATPPCAIPGTPLAQAAAGLDACVHCGFCLQACPTYVNLEDENDSPRGRLVLMRRLLEGDVPLDDADVGRHLDRCLGCRACETACPSGVPYGDLLEATRATMAPVRGIPMVARLVLAVFKRTTLLHVGLAVARFVRHTGLPRLLAGMLPDRLAFPMAMLASTTPVRLPSPVGSLPSPVSRLPSPVSSLPSPSTVTTLTGCVMHGLFGHVNAATGRVLTANGYAVIDTPHQHCCGALHAHAGDLSGARELARRNIMAFEAAGTSVIAINSAGCGAMVKQYGHLLHDDPAWATRALAVAARARDVSELLADVGPRHGAPMALRVTHDPPCHQMHAQRIVRQPLAVLAAIPGLELVPLEDADQCCGSAGIYNLIEPDTSNAVLSPKLARIADTRAAFLATGNPGCLMQLGAGLLRSGSATRAVHPVELLDASYGGPAT, encoded by the coding sequence ATGAGCGTGCTTGCGGGCGCCACCCCGCCGTGCGCGATACCCGGCACACCATTGGCGCAGGCCGCCGCCGGTCTCGATGCCTGCGTCCATTGCGGCTTCTGTCTGCAGGCCTGTCCGACGTACGTGAATCTGGAAGACGAGAATGACAGCCCGCGCGGTCGACTGGTGCTCATGCGCCGTCTGCTCGAGGGCGATGTGCCGCTGGACGACGCGGATGTTGGGCGACATCTCGATCGGTGTCTGGGATGTCGTGCGTGCGAAACGGCGTGTCCGTCGGGCGTGCCATATGGCGATCTGCTGGAAGCGACACGCGCCACGATGGCACCGGTGCGCGGCATCCCGATGGTGGCGCGATTGGTGCTGGCGGTGTTCAAGCGCACGACGTTGTTGCATGTCGGATTGGCCGTCGCGCGCTTCGTGCGCCACACCGGGCTCCCGCGCCTGTTGGCCGGCATGCTGCCCGATCGTCTCGCCTTCCCCATGGCGATGCTGGCGTCAACAACGCCGGTGCGACTCCCCTCCCCCGTCGGAAGTCTCCCGTCTCCCGTCTCCCGTCTCCCGTCTCCCGTCTCCAGTCTCCCGTCTCCAAGCACCGTCACCACGCTCACCGGCTGCGTCATGCACGGCCTGTTTGGTCACGTGAATGCGGCAACCGGCCGAGTGCTCACGGCCAACGGGTACGCCGTGATCGACACGCCGCATCAGCACTGCTGCGGCGCCCTGCACGCGCACGCCGGTGATCTGTCCGGTGCGCGCGAACTCGCCCGTCGCAATATCATGGCGTTTGAAGCCGCCGGAACCAGCGTCATCGCCATCAACTCGGCGGGCTGTGGGGCGATGGTCAAGCAGTACGGTCATCTGTTGCACGACGACCCCGCGTGGGCGACGCGAGCACTCGCCGTGGCCGCGCGAGCCAGAGACGTGAGTGAACTGCTGGCCGACGTTGGGCCGCGCCATGGTGCGCCGATGGCGCTGCGCGTCACCCACGACCCGCCGTGTCATCAGATGCATGCGCAGCGGATCGTGCGCCAACCGCTGGCCGTGCTGGCGGCCATCCCCGGGCTCGAGTTGGTGCCCCTGGAAGACGCCGATCAGTGTTGCGGCAGCGCCGGCATCTACAATCTCATTGAGCCCGACACGTCGAACGCCGTGTTGTCACCGAAACTGGCCCGCATCGCGGACACCCGGGCGGCGTTCCTCGCCACGGGCAATCCGGGCTGCCTGATGCAGCTCGGTGCGGGACTGTTGCGCAGCGGCTCCGCCACGCGCGCGGTGCACCCGGTGGAACTGCTGGATGCGAGCTATGGCGGCCCAGCGACGTGA
- a CDS encoding folate-binding protein YgfZ, protein MNIALSNSELAAYAALRTQAVWFSSPGVWSAFRGAKAVDALNGLVTNDVAMLAVGSSLYAAALTPKGKMIADLLIVRDDATSFLIQTMPAVAPAWLALARKYVNPRLCTVSDESDRYRSWIVVGARAFEAMEGMTFDQSLQRFPAPPMGGMSGFLLLADATQESLVCECLASTPMAMGTATVWDVLRVEAGRPEMGVDMDEDTIPQEANLDTLGAISFSKGCYTGQETVARVHFRGHVNKRLRGLIADGPMRPGDEVADAGGKAIGSVRSTAQSPTFGAIALAMLRREVLAGDPVTVAAEGGAVVARVSDLPFA, encoded by the coding sequence ATGAACATCGCGCTGTCGAATTCTGAACTCGCCGCGTACGCTGCGCTGCGCACGCAGGCCGTCTGGTTTTCCTCTCCCGGTGTGTGGAGTGCGTTTCGCGGCGCCAAGGCGGTCGATGCGCTGAATGGTTTGGTCACCAACGATGTCGCGATGCTCGCGGTTGGATCCAGTCTCTACGCCGCCGCCCTGACGCCCAAGGGCAAGATGATCGCCGACTTGCTCATCGTCCGCGACGACGCCACGTCGTTCCTGATCCAGACCATGCCGGCCGTTGCACCGGCCTGGCTGGCGCTTGCCCGCAAGTACGTCAATCCGCGACTGTGCACCGTCTCCGACGAATCGGATCGGTACCGCTCGTGGATTGTGGTTGGTGCGCGCGCCTTTGAAGCGATGGAGGGGATGACGTTCGATCAGTCACTGCAGCGATTCCCCGCCCCTCCGATGGGCGGCATGAGCGGATTCCTGCTGCTCGCAGACGCCACGCAGGAATCGCTGGTGTGCGAATGTCTGGCGTCCACGCCGATGGCGATGGGGACGGCCACGGTCTGGGACGTGTTGCGAGTCGAGGCCGGACGTCCGGAGATGGGGGTCGATATGGACGAGGATACGATTCCGCAGGAAGCCAACCTTGATACGTTGGGGGCGATCTCGTTCTCCAAGGGCTGCTATACCGGTCAGGAGACCGTGGCGCGGGTGCACTTTCGCGGTCATGTGAACAAGCGCCTGCGCGGATTGATCGCCGATGGCCCCATGCGCCCGGGGGACGAGGTTGCGGATGCCGGCGGCAAGGCAATCGGCAGCGTGCGGAGTACCGCGCAGTCTCCGACGTTCGGCGCAATTGCGCTGGCGATGCTCCGGCGGGAGGTATTGGCCGGGGATCCGGTTACGGTGGCCGCCGAGGGCGGCGCGGTGGTGGCCCGAGTATCCGATCTGCCATTTGCGTAG
- a CDS encoding glycosyltransferase, which yields MVGWIAYPQAMVHRGIRRRVARSGGDASPCARISVILATREDDTAIARRIENLLASDYPLELLDVIISLDDSVSSRSADICAMFDGRARVVSGSAPGKAAALNAGVEASTTDLLLFIDSAQYFERDTIARLVGEMHEPSWGALTATLAATSGDAFMDRYWQRELTIRQGQESQHGALSV from the coding sequence GTGGTCGGCTGGATCGCTTATCCTCAAGCAATGGTCCATCGTGGCATCCGGCGACGGGTCGCGCGATCCGGCGGCGACGCGTCACCCTGCGCGAGAATCAGCGTCATTCTCGCGACGCGCGAAGACGATACGGCAATCGCGCGACGCATCGAAAATCTGCTCGCGTCGGACTACCCGCTCGAACTGCTCGACGTCATCATCTCGCTCGACGACTCCGTTTCTTCCCGGAGTGCGGACATCTGTGCGATGTTCGACGGTCGAGCGAGAGTGGTCTCCGGATCCGCACCCGGCAAGGCCGCGGCTCTCAATGCAGGCGTCGAGGCGAGCACGACGGACTTGCTGCTCTTCATTGACAGCGCACAATATTTCGAACGCGACACGATTGCCCGATTGGTCGGCGAAATGCACGAGCCGTCGTGGGGAGCGCTGACGGCGACACTCGCCGCGACTTCGGGCGATGCGTTCATGGATCGGTATTGGCAGCGCGAGCTGACGATCCGACAAGGCCAGGAAAGCCAGCACGGGGCATTATCTGTGTAA